A region of Moorena producens PAL-8-15-08-1 DNA encodes the following proteins:
- a CDS encoding DUF1995 family protein, with amino-acid sequence MSELPLTLEDAIAQAKEATKAALDDGQTRVQVELVFPEIALQAQSIAQAFIPIFEQYGSGLKIFFPDTGASALALRDWGEVPFKITDVGTSRSPAETRIDDDDQVFLLVGPSAVEVGQVEKICNLAGDRPCVILNPQLEDVSIVGIGYAARQLRDRFLKTLQSCYYLRPFPGGALWRCYPSVWQVWLEIDDEYQLVTEETSKPTTEAIEQIILKANLVNTTSPEDAQNIPSAQKKQSFFSGIQKFLNALSR; translated from the coding sequence ATGAGTGAACTTCCTTTGACCTTAGAAGATGCGATCGCTCAAGCTAAAGAAGCGACCAAAGCCGCCCTAGATGATGGTCAAACCAGGGTACAAGTGGAGTTGGTCTTTCCAGAAATTGCCCTGCAAGCCCAGTCAATTGCCCAAGCATTTATTCCTATTTTTGAGCAGTATGGCTCCGGACTGAAAATATTCTTTCCTGATACTGGTGCTTCAGCCCTTGCCCTTCGTGACTGGGGAGAGGTACCGTTTAAAATTACTGATGTTGGCACCAGTCGCTCCCCAGCAGAAACTAGAATTGATGATGATGACCAGGTTTTCTTGCTAGTGGGCCCGTCTGCAGTGGAAGTAGGCCAAGTGGAAAAGATTTGTAATTTGGCTGGGGATCGCCCCTGTGTAATCCTAAATCCTCAGCTGGAAGATGTCTCAATTGTAGGGATTGGCTATGCCGCACGTCAGTTGCGCGATCGCTTCCTGAAAACTCTGCAGTCTTGTTATTATCTGCGACCCTTTCCAGGAGGGGCTCTATGGCGTTGTTACCCTTCTGTGTGGCAAGTATGGCTAGAAATTGATGATGAGTATCAGTTAGTGACTGAAGAAACCAGCAAACCGACAACAGAGGCTATTGAGCAAATTATACTTAAGGCAAATCTAGTTAACACAACTAGCCCAGAAGATGCTCAAAATATACCATCTGCCCAAAAAAAACAGTCGTTCTTCTCAGGTATCCAGAAATTCTTAAATGCTCTGAGTCGTTGA